TACGAGCAGATCGGCGGCGATCCGCAGTTCCTGCCGGCCGCGCACGCTGGAGCGCCGCAGCGCCTCGCACCGGTCGTGGACGGCCTTGGCGGAGCGCTGGGCACTGAGCAGGGCGGCGGCGAGCGCGGCGACGACCAGCAGGGCGCAGCCGGTGAGCACCGGCCACAGCCGGGGGTCCCGCTCGCCCGCGCCGCCACCGAGCTGCAGGGTGAAGATCACCGCGGCGGCGCCGCTGAGTCCGGCGGCGAGGGTGGGCAGCACGGCGGCCCGGGCGAGCGGGGGGCGCTTCTGCCGGGCGGCGCCGGTGACGGCGTGCCTCGACGGGGCGTGACGGGCGGCGCGGGGTCCGGACATCGGCGTCCTCGGTACGTGGGGCCCGGCCCCAGCGTTCCCGGGGTCCGGTGTTGATCACCGGATACCCACGCTAGACCGCGCGCTCCCGGCCCGGACGGGCAGTTGGGGAACTTGGCGGCCCTGCTTCCCGCTCCCGGTGGAACGCTCGCACGGCCGCCCGAATCCGCGGGGGCGGCCGTGCCCCGCCCGATCCGCTCAGGACCCGACGGCCTCGGACTCCTCGCGCCCGGCCGGACGGCTTCCCGCGCCGGATCCGGAGACCGGTCCGGTGCCGGGCTCCGTCCCGGGTGCGGCCGCCGGTGCCGGAGCGGTGACGGGCCCCGTCTGCGGCGCGGCGATGCGGACGAAGGGCCGCCACCACGGTGCGGCGGGCACGTCGGCGGCGCCCGGTTCGAAGGGCTGGCCCGGGATGGGCAGGGCGATGGCCGCCCCGGCCCCCTCGGCGGCGGCGACGGTGCCCTCGCCGGGCTCGTCCCACGGGTGCGGGGCCAGGTTGAAGGTGCCCCAGTGGATCGGCAGCATCGCCCCGTGCGGCACGCCGCCCTGGAGGTCGAGGTGGGCGCGCATGCCCTCCTCGGGCGTCATGTGGATGTCCGGCCAGTACTCCGAGTAGGCCCCGATCTGGATCATCGTGGCGTCGAAGGGGCCGTGCGCGGCGCCGATCTCCTGGAAACCGGGGAAGTACCCGGTGTCGCCGCTGTGGTAGATCCGGTGCGCGTCCCCGGCGACCACCCAGGAGGCCCACAGGGTGTGCTGCTGGTTGCGCAGGCCCCGGCCGCAGAAGTGCCGGGCGGGGGTGGCCGTGAGGGTGAGGCCGGCGACCCGGGTGCTCTCGTTCCAGTCCAGCTCGCGCACCCGGTCGGCCGGGACGCCCCAGCGCTCCAGGTGCGCGCCGACGCCGAGGGGGACCGCGAAGACCGTGTCCGTACCGGCCAGGTCCTTGATCGTCGGCAGGTCGAGGTGGTCGTAGTGGTCGTGGGAGATGACCACCACGTCGACCGCGCCCAGGGAGGCCAGCGGCACCGGCACGGGGTGCAGGCGCCTGGGGCCGGCGAAGGGGAAGGGGGAGCAGCGCTCGCCCCACACCGGGTCGAACAGCACCCGGCGGCCGTCGATCTCCGCGAGCACGCTGGAGTGCCCCATCCAGGTCAGGCGCAGCCCGGTCGCGGGCGGCTTGGCCAGCTCCGCGAGGGTGGTGGGGTAGACGGGGATCGGCGCGCCGGGGTTGCGCCGCAGCCGCTGCTCCTTGTGGAAGTAGATCTTCGCGAACTCGGTCATGGACCCGGAGGGCCGGGTCCGCGCGCCGACCGGGTTCTGGAAGACGCCGTCGGCGAAGTTCGGCGAGCGGCGGATGCGCTCCAGCCGGGCTCCGGACGGGTCCGCGCCGAAGGCTTCGGGCCGCAGGGCACGCAGCCGTGGACGCAAGGGACGGGAGCCGGACAAGGCGCCTCCTGGAACGGTGGGGACACGGGATCGTGGACGTCTACCCCCATCCCAACGCACGTCGGCCCCGGAGGATTCCACTCCGGGCCGTCTGCCCCCGCGTGTCGCGCTCCGCCCCGGGCCGAAGGACCCGCGCACCGCGCCGCGGGCCGGCCCGTCGCCCCGGGTCGAAGGCCCGCGCCCGCGTCCCCTGCCGCCCCTGTGCGCCGGTCGCTACAGCGGCATCAGGTCCGGGCGCTTCGCCGCCACGTGGTCCCCGGACGACTCGCCGCGCAGCCGCCGCCCGATCCAGGGCACCAGGTGCTCGCGGGCCCACTGGATGTTGTCCCGGGTCGCGTCCACCGAACCGCGCGGCCGCATCGGCGGCCACGGCTGGTCGGGGTCGGTCGGCACCCGGAGCCCGAGCACCTGCGCGGCGCGCAGCGCGACCCGGGTGTGCCCTTCGGGCGACAGGTGGAGCCGGTCGGTGTCCCAGGCGCGGCGGTCCTGTACGGACCTCAGCGACCAGAGGTCGAGCACCGGGCAGTCGTAGCGGTCGGCGATGGAGCGCACGTGGGCGCTGTACGTCGCGACCTTGCCGCGCAGGTGCCGCAGGACCGGGACGCCCCGGGTGTCGAAGCCGGTGGTGATCATGACAAGGCCGACGGACCCGGTGAGGTCGGCGACGGCCGCCTCGAACCGCTCGGCCACGCGGTCGGGGTCGCTGCCCGGCCGGATGATGTCGTTGCCGCCCGCGCAGAAGGTCACCAGGTCGGGCGCGAGCGCCTTGGCCCGCGGGACCTGCTCGGCCACGATCTGGTCGAGGAGCCGGCCGCGCACGGCCAGGTTCGCGTAGCGGAAGTCGTGCTCGTCGCGCTGGTCGGCCAGGAGCACGGCCAGCCGGTCCGCCCAGCCGAGAGGGGAGCCCCCGGGCCCCGGGTCGCCCACGCCTTCGGTGAAGCTGTCCCCGATCGCCGCGTACGAGCCGATGGTCTTGAGTGTCGTCGTCGTCGCTGCCACGAAGGACCATCCTTCACCCCGACGCCCGACCTACGCCAACGTAACCAGGGCTTGACGGACCGTGATCTATACCACCCGCTGGATAAGGAATACGTACGCGGCGGGCCGGGACCCCCCTCGGGTCCCGGCCCGCCGCGTGCGCGCGCTCCGGCGGCGGGTGCCGTCAGAGGCTGACGCCCTTGGAGCGGAGGTAGGCCAGCGGGCTGATGTCCGAGCCGTAGGACGGGCCGGTGCGGATCTCGAAGTGCAGGTGCGGGCCGGAGGAGTTGCCGGTCGAGCCGGAGAGTCCGATGCGCTGGCCGGCGGTGACGCTCTGGCCGGTCGAGACCGACAGGGAGGAGAGGTGGCCGTACTGGGAGTACTTGCCGTCCGCGTGCCGGATGACGACCTCGTTGCCGTACGCGCCGCCCCATCCGGCGGAGACGACGGTGCCCGCGCCGACCGCCTTGACCGTGGTGCCGGAGCTCGCGATGAAGTCGACGCCCGTGTGGTAGCCGGAGGACCACATGGCGCCGCTGGCCCGGTACTGGGTCGAGATGCCGCCGCCGACGGGGGCGACGAAGCCGGCGGCGGTCACGGCGCCCGTGCCGGTGGCGCTCTCGCCGTTCTGCGGCCGGGGCTTCTGCGTCGCCTTCGGCCGGGCCTGGGGCGCGGCCTTCGGGGCGGGGGCGGCCTGCTCGGCGGCGCCGCCGGACGTACGGGTCTCGGCGGGCTTCTGCGCGGTCCGGGCCGGCTTCTCCGCGGGGGCGGGAGCGGCGGCCCGGTCGCCCTTCGCACCGAGGGTCAGGCGCAGGCCCGGGTGGATCAGGGAGGGGTCGCTGCCGACGGCTGCGCGGTTGTCGGCGTAGAGCTGCTGCCAGCCGCCGGTCAGGCTGCGGTCGGCGGCGATCTTGGAGAGGTAGTCGCCGGCCACGACCGTGTAGACGGTCGGGGCGGCCGCCGCCCGGGCGGCGGGGACGGCCTGCGGTAGGGACGGGAGCTGTGCGGCCGGGGCGACGGCCGCGGCCGGGGCGAGCGACGGGGCGGCGGCCGGAGCACCGGCCGCCTGGGCGCCGGTGGCCCCCAGCAGCGGCAGCGCGAGGGCGGCGCCGCCGGTGCCGGCGACGGCGAAACCGCGGGACAGCGAGCGGGACTTGGGGCGGCGGTGCTTACCCTTTGCGGGCATGGCGGATTCCTCTCCGTCGCCTGCGAGGTGAGCTGTCGGGTTCGGACTGGAGATGTCCGGCCGTCCGCGCGGGGAACGCGCACGGCTTCACCCCGAGCCGTCCCGGTGCGAACACCGTGGACGGCGGCTTACCTGGTTCCCCCGCTCCTGCCGCGCGCGAATAGTCGGGTGCGGTTTCCGGGAGGCGGCAGGATTAGGCGGTCCACCCGGATCGATCGCGAAGGTAATCGAGCGAGGTGCCGGGTAACAAGCCACGAATTTCCTGACGGAATCCCAGGTGTGTGGAAGCCGCTGAATTCCCGTCACCCTCCGTCCATTCCCGACCGCCAACAACCGCCCGGGCCGGGCCATTCGGCTTTGCCGATCAGGCACTCACGGTCACCGTATGATC
Above is a window of Streptomyces subrutilus DNA encoding:
- a CDS encoding MBL fold metallo-hydrolase — translated: MSGSRPLRPRLRALRPEAFGADPSGARLERIRRSPNFADGVFQNPVGARTRPSGSMTEFAKIYFHKEQRLRRNPGAPIPVYPTTLAELAKPPATGLRLTWMGHSSVLAEIDGRRVLFDPVWGERCSPFPFAGPRRLHPVPVPLASLGAVDVVVISHDHYDHLDLPTIKDLAGTDTVFAVPLGVGAHLERWGVPADRVRELDWNESTRVAGLTLTATPARHFCGRGLRNQQHTLWASWVVAGDAHRIYHSGDTGYFPGFQEIGAAHGPFDATMIQIGAYSEYWPDIHMTPEEGMRAHLDLQGGVPHGAMLPIHWGTFNLAPHPWDEPGEGTVAAAEGAGAAIALPIPGQPFEPGAADVPAAPWWRPFVRIAAPQTGPVTAPAPAAAPGTEPGTGPVSGSGAGSRPAGREESEAVGS
- a CDS encoding LysM peptidoglycan-binding domain-containing M23 family metallopeptidase, producing MPAKGKHRRPKSRSLSRGFAVAGTGGAALALPLLGATGAQAAGAPAAAPSLAPAAAVAPAAQLPSLPQAVPAARAAAAPTVYTVVAGDYLSKIAADRSLTGGWQQLYADNRAAVGSDPSLIHPGLRLTLGAKGDRAAAPAPAEKPARTAQKPAETRTSGGAAEQAAPAPKAAPQARPKATQKPRPQNGESATGTGAVTAAGFVAPVGGGISTQYRASGAMWSSGYHTGVDFIASSGTTVKAVGAGTVVSAGWGGAYGNEVVIRHADGKYSQYGHLSSLSVSTGQSVTAGQRIGLSGSTGNSSGPHLHFEIRTGPSYGSDISPLAYLRSKGVSL
- a CDS encoding SGNH/GDSL hydrolase family protein, with the protein product MAATTTTLKTIGSYAAIGDSFTEGVGDPGPGGSPLGWADRLAVLLADQRDEHDFRYANLAVRGRLLDQIVAEQVPRAKALAPDLVTFCAGGNDIIRPGSDPDRVAERFEAAVADLTGSVGLVMITTGFDTRGVPVLRHLRGKVATYSAHVRSIADRYDCPVLDLWSLRSVQDRRAWDTDRLHLSPEGHTRVALRAAQVLGLRVPTDPDQPWPPMRPRGSVDATRDNIQWAREHLVPWIGRRLRGESSGDHVAAKRPDLMPL